From the genome of Pelmatolapia mariae isolate MD_Pm_ZW linkage group LG12, Pm_UMD_F_2, whole genome shotgun sequence, one region includes:
- the lrrc75ba gene encoding leucine-rich repeat-containing protein 75B translates to MGSRLSRQSSLDNENFSKKRRKLLNSAGESERGGRGGGDFLFALMLKSDKLPGMLRRTNHSPYMRRVAWIKEIQKLLRDRRIDQATDVLKLLRKDLGLEGTSLNDILYKNAAFLNLVDPISHELLLSLAREMQCPKKDADTIKSSDKICRQLIYHLTPHSKWLRQSMSRRKSQACLKTTLQKKMSSDSVDLSGIPLSTRDVRQVAFYLQNNRDSVVAVDISFTELVDENLRFLLPFLASLPKLSTLALNGNRLTLAILKDLTEMLKDPKKFASLAWIDLGNNVDIFTMPQPLLVALRRRCSLKSSLPTIYEYTEGQPYSYHLETSIEEPSHYEEDEEEDEDGEDDEDDVGDKFELEPWGLGEKQLSKDFTLHYCER, encoded by the exons atgGGCTCCAGACTGAGCAGGCAGAGCAGCCTGGACAACGAGAATTTCTCCAAAAAGCGACGCAAGCTCCTGAACAGCGCcggagagagcgagaggggaGGTCGGGGCGGCGGGGACTTTCTGTTTGCGCTGATGCTCAAATCAGACAAACTGCCTGGGATGCTGCGAAGGACTAACCACAGCCCGTACATGAGGAGAGTGGCGTGGATCAAAGAGATCCAGAAGCTGCTCCGTGACCGCAGGATAGACCAGGCGACCGACGTGCTCAAATTACTGAGGAAG GATCTGGGTTTAGAAGGCACATCGCTCAACGACATCTTGTACAAAAACGCTGCCTTCCTCAATCTAGTGGATCCCATCTCACATGAGCTGCTGCTCAGCCTGGCTCGAGAGATGCAGTGTCCTAAGAAG GATGCAGACACCATAAAGTCTTCTGATAAGATTTGCAGACAGCTGATCTATCACCTGACCCCACACTCAAAGTGGTTGAGGCAGAGCATGTCCAGACGGAAATCCCAGGCCTG TCTCAAGACAACcctacagaaaaaaatgtccaGCGACTCCGTCGACTTGTCTGGTATTCCTCTCTCGACCCGGGATGTCCGTCAAGTCGCCTTCTACCTCCAAAACAACAGAGACAGTGTGGTGGCTGTAGACATCAGCTTCACCGAACTTGTTGACGAAAATTTGAGGTTTCTCCTGCCTTTCCTCGCCTCGCTGCCCAAACTCAGCACCTTAGCCCTCAATGGCAACCGCCTCACCCTGGCTATACTCAAAGACCTCACCGAAATGCTCAAAGACCCCAAGAAATTTGCCAGCCTGGCCTGGATCGACCTAGGGAACAACGTGGACATTTTCACCATGCCTCAGCCTCTGCTAGTCGCGTTGCGCCGGCGCTGCAGCCTAAAGAGCAGCCTGCCGACGATCTACGAGTACACCGAGGGTCAGCCCTACTCCTACCACCTGGAGACTTCCATTGAAGAGCCCAGCCACTatgaggaggacgaggaggaagatgaagatggggaagatgatgaggatgatgtgGGGGACAAATTTGAGCTGGAGCCCTGGGGGTTAGGGGAGAAGCAGCTCTCCAAAGACTTTACCCTTCACTACTGTGAGAGGTGA